The following are from one region of the Methanomassiliicoccales archaeon LGM-DZ1 genome:
- a CDS encoding hydroxymethylglutaryl-CoA synthase → MEGIVSYGAYVPRYRIKPEEIGRVWGVDGAARGKGLMITQKSVPSPDEDAVTIAVEAARYMLDRVPDVDPADIGAVYVGSESHPYAVKPTASIVAEAIGATPAMTAADLEFACKAGTAGIQAGLGLVKAGMVKYAVAIGSDTSQGAPGDALEYSASAGGAAYLLGTEHVIAQINRTLSFTTDTPDFWRREGMMYPVHGGRFSGEPAYFRHVTSAAKMMMDAMGTKPEDYDYVVLHQPNGKFPTRAAKMLGFTPEQLAPGLLTPAIGNTYSGAVPLGLAHVLDHAKEGDRILVSSYGSGAGSDAFDITVTPEIKSYKRSAAPDLDSIIADPVFIDYATYAKFKNTIKMPEE, encoded by the coding sequence ATGGAAGGAATAGTCAGCTACGGGGCCTACGTGCCCAGGTACAGGATCAAGCCCGAGGAGATCGGGCGCGTGTGGGGTGTCGACGGGGCTGCCCGCGGCAAAGGACTGATGATAACCCAGAAGTCGGTGCCGTCGCCCGACGAGGACGCCGTTACCATCGCTGTCGAGGCCGCGAGGTACATGCTCGACCGCGTCCCCGACGTCGACCCCGCCGACATCGGCGCGGTGTACGTCGGATCCGAGAGCCACCCCTACGCCGTCAAGCCGACCGCGTCCATAGTCGCCGAGGCCATCGGGGCCACTCCCGCCATGACCGCCGCCGACCTCGAGTTCGCCTGCAAGGCCGGGACCGCCGGCATCCAGGCCGGCCTGGGCCTTGTGAAGGCGGGCATGGTGAAGTACGCCGTCGCCATCGGCTCCGACACCTCCCAGGGCGCCCCCGGAGACGCCCTCGAGTACTCCGCCTCCGCAGGCGGCGCGGCGTACCTGCTGGGCACCGAGCACGTCATCGCGCAGATCAACAGGACGCTGTCGTTCACCACCGACACCCCTGATTTCTGGAGGAGGGAGGGCATGATGTACCCGGTGCACGGAGGCAGGTTCTCCGGCGAGCCGGCCTACTTCAGGCATGTGACCTCCGCGGCCAAGATGATGATGGATGCCATGGGCACTAAGCCGGAGGACTACGACTACGTGGTGCTCCACCAGCCCAACGGGAAGTTCCCGACCAGGGCCGCCAAGATGCTCGGGTTCACCCCGGAGCAGCTGGCCCCCGGCCTGCTCACCCCCGCCATAGGGAACACCTACTCCGGAGCGGTCCCGCTCGGACTGGCACATGTGCTCGACCACGCCAAGGAGGGCGACAGGATCCTCGTGTCCTCCTACGGTTCGGGGGCCGGCTCGGACGCGTTCGACATCACCGTCACGCCCGAGATCAAATCCTACAAGAGGAGCGCCGCGCCGGACCTGGACAGCATCATCGCCGACCCGGTCTTCATCGACTACGCGACGTATGCCAAGTTCAAGAACACCATCAAGATGCCGGAGGAATGA
- a CDS encoding helix-turn-helix domain-containing protein, producing MSDELREKIAGEIVLAAEPGKTIRKWREEFGVSQYQLADAMGVSHSVVSDYESGRRKSPGAQVICRMVDAFITLDDANGGAVQNKYMPGRRLDCIIAMDEFSEGVDEGVFIRAIQGTNINPVKTPKKRIYGYTVVDSLKAILSLSSQDYMKIYGWSIERALIFTDVHYGRSPMVAIRAHPLTPAMVVYLKPDRTDPLAIKLAEKEGIPLVTTEMAVDRLVDRMNALKEGK from the coding sequence ATGTCCGACGAACTTCGGGAGAAGATCGCAGGCGAGATAGTGCTGGCGGCCGAACCGGGCAAGACCATCCGCAAATGGAGGGAGGAGTTCGGAGTGTCCCAGTACCAGCTCGCGGATGCCATGGGGGTTTCCCACAGCGTCGTCAGCGATTACGAGTCGGGCAGGAGGAAGTCCCCGGGGGCCCAGGTGATCTGCCGCATGGTGGATGCCTTCATAACCCTCGATGACGCCAACGGCGGCGCTGTGCAGAACAAGTACATGCCGGGGCGCCGTCTGGACTGCATCATCGCGATGGACGAGTTCTCGGAAGGGGTGGACGAAGGGGTCTTCATCCGCGCCATACAGGGGACCAACATCAACCCGGTGAAGACGCCGAAGAAGAGGATCTACGGCTACACGGTAGTGGACTCGCTGAAGGCCATCCTGAGCCTGAGCTCGCAGGACTACATGAAGATCTACGGCTGGAGCATCGAGAGGGCCCTCATCTTCACGGACGTGCACTACGGGCGCTCGCCCATGGTCGCCATCCGCGCCCACCCTCTGACCCCGGCGATGGTGGTATACCTGAAACCGGACAGGACGGACCCGCTCGCCATCAAGCTGGCGGAGAAGGAGGGCATCCCTCTGGTGACCACCGAGATGGCCGTCGACAGGCTGGTCGACAGGATGAACGCACTTAAGGAAGGGAAATGA
- the acnA gene encoding aconitate hydratase AcnA, whose product MTNEAGIGDCTKTLSTPEGELTIWSLRELEEKGVVGDLRRLPYSIRVLLEGVLRQRGETISDDDVRSIASWSPRGNDADIPWIPARVLLQDFTGGPAVTDLASMRGAMAAAGKDPEAVNPLIPVDLVIDHSIQTDVAGCADAMERNEKIDFSRNKERYALFKWVQGAFRNFRAVPPWSGICHQVNIEFLSPLVHVKTGKDGKKIAYPDSCFGTDSHTTQVDGLGVAGWGVGGIEAEAVMVGQPSYMRLPDVIGFRLTGKLSPGVTATDLVLTAVQMLRKKGVVGKFVEFFGPGYQSLGVSDRSTLANMAPEYGATMGYCPVDGRTMEYLRLTGRSEDHVKTAEIYEKEQMLWYDPEHIPEYSDTLELDLSSVVPSAAGHKRPQDRIQITRMKESFAEALEALGVKEQRKTDGEKMGDGAVAIASITSCTNTANPSVMIAAGLVAKKACELGIRPKKYVKTSLAPGSKAVTDYLTRSGLQKYLDAEGFQNCGYGCMTCIGNSGFLSDDVTKMIKEKDLAVAAVASSNRNFEGRIHPLVKANYLMSPPLVVCFAIAGRVDIDLDREPLAVKDGKEIFMRDIWPSDAEIDAIMSEYVTAEAFRNGYDGIYKGSELWNSIDVPKTPLFSWDPKSTYIRNPPYFDHLSDAPEIRSVHGARCLMKLGDSITTDHISPAGQFSENTSAGRYLISLGVKKEDFNSYGSRRANHEVMVRGTFANVRLRNQIAPGTEGGYSKYVPDGSVDFVYETSRKYEHDGTPLVVIAGKDYGMGSSRDWAAKGPMLLGVRAVIAESFERIHRSNLVGMGIVPLQFREGENAEKLGLDGTESYDIDLEGLAPKKAVKVTAVKKDGSKIEFETVCRADVPIEVQYIANGGILQFVMRRMIAE is encoded by the coding sequence ATGACGAACGAAGCCGGAATCGGCGACTGCACGAAGACCCTGAGCACCCCCGAGGGCGAGCTGACCATCTGGAGCCTCAGAGAGCTGGAGGAGAAAGGGGTCGTCGGGGACCTGCGCAGGCTCCCCTATTCCATCAGGGTGTTGCTGGAAGGCGTGCTCAGGCAGAGGGGGGAGACCATATCGGACGATGATGTCAGGAGCATAGCCTCCTGGTCTCCCCGCGGCAACGACGCGGACATACCCTGGATCCCCGCCAGGGTGCTCCTGCAGGACTTCACCGGCGGGCCGGCCGTCACCGACCTCGCCTCCATGCGCGGGGCCATGGCCGCCGCCGGGAAGGACCCTGAGGCCGTCAACCCCCTCATCCCCGTCGACCTGGTCATCGACCACTCGATCCAAACCGACGTCGCCGGATGCGCGGACGCCATGGAGAGGAACGAGAAGATAGACTTCTCGCGCAACAAAGAGCGCTATGCCCTCTTCAAATGGGTGCAGGGGGCCTTCAGGAACTTCCGCGCCGTCCCCCCGTGGAGCGGCATCTGCCACCAGGTCAACATCGAGTTCCTCTCGCCGCTCGTCCATGTTAAGACGGGGAAGGACGGGAAGAAGATCGCCTATCCGGACTCCTGCTTCGGGACAGACTCCCACACCACCCAGGTGGACGGCCTCGGCGTCGCCGGCTGGGGCGTCGGCGGGATCGAGGCGGAGGCCGTCATGGTGGGGCAGCCCTCGTACATGAGGCTCCCGGACGTGATCGGCTTCAGGCTCACCGGGAAGCTGTCCCCGGGCGTCACCGCCACCGACCTGGTCCTCACCGCCGTCCAGATGCTCAGGAAGAAGGGCGTCGTCGGGAAGTTCGTGGAGTTCTTCGGCCCCGGATACCAGTCCCTCGGCGTCTCCGACAGGTCCACCCTCGCCAACATGGCGCCTGAGTACGGCGCCACCATGGGCTACTGCCCTGTGGACGGGAGGACGATGGAGTACCTCCGCCTCACCGGCAGGTCCGAGGACCATGTTAAGACGGCGGAGATCTACGAGAAGGAGCAGATGCTCTGGTACGACCCGGAGCACATCCCGGAGTACTCCGACACCCTGGAGCTCGATCTTTCCTCTGTGGTCCCGTCGGCTGCCGGCCACAAGAGGCCGCAGGACAGGATCCAGATCACCCGGATGAAGGAGAGCTTCGCGGAGGCCCTGGAAGCGCTCGGGGTCAAGGAGCAGAGGAAGACCGACGGCGAGAAGATGGGCGACGGAGCGGTCGCCATCGCCTCCATCACCAGCTGCACCAACACCGCCAACCCCTCGGTGATGATCGCCGCCGGGCTGGTGGCGAAGAAGGCCTGCGAGCTCGGCATCAGGCCGAAGAAGTACGTCAAGACCTCCCTCGCGCCCGGCTCCAAGGCGGTCACCGACTACCTGACCAGGTCCGGGCTGCAGAAGTACCTCGACGCCGAGGGCTTCCAGAACTGCGGCTACGGCTGCATGACCTGCATCGGGAACTCCGGGTTCCTTTCCGATGATGTCACCAAGATGATCAAGGAGAAGGACCTCGCCGTCGCGGCGGTCGCCAGCAGCAACAGGAACTTCGAGGGCAGGATCCACCCCCTGGTCAAGGCCAACTACCTCATGTCCCCGCCCCTCGTCGTCTGCTTCGCCATCGCCGGCAGGGTCGACATCGACCTCGACAGGGAGCCCCTCGCCGTGAAGGACGGGAAGGAGATTTTCATGAGGGACATCTGGCCCTCCGACGCTGAGATCGACGCCATCATGTCCGAGTACGTCACCGCCGAGGCCTTCAGGAACGGCTACGACGGGATCTACAAAGGTTCGGAGCTCTGGAACTCCATCGATGTCCCGAAGACCCCGCTGTTCTCCTGGGACCCGAAGTCGACGTACATCAGGAACCCGCCGTACTTCGATCACCTCTCCGATGCGCCGGAGATAAGGTCTGTGCACGGCGCCAGATGCCTGATGAAGCTGGGCGACAGCATCACCACCGACCACATCTCGCCCGCGGGGCAGTTCTCCGAGAACACCTCCGCCGGGAGGTACCTGATATCCCTGGGAGTGAAGAAGGAGGACTTCAACTCCTACGGGTCGAGGAGGGCCAACCACGAGGTCATGGTGCGCGGAACGTTCGCGAACGTGAGGCTGAGGAACCAGATCGCCCCCGGGACCGAGGGAGGGTACTCCAAATACGTTCCCGACGGCTCGGTGGACTTCGTGTACGAGACGTCCAGGAAATATGAGCATGACGGGACCCCCCTGGTCGTCATCGCCGGCAAGGACTACGGCATGGGGAGCTCCCGCGACTGGGCCGCCAAAGGTCCGATGCTGCTTGGCGTCAGGGCAGTCATCGCCGAATCGTTCGAGAGGATCCACAGGTCCAACCTCGTCGGCATGGGCATCGTCCCGCTGCAGTTCAGGGAGGGCGAGAACGCGGAGAAGCTCGGCCTGGACGGGACGGAGTCCTACGATATCGACCTGGAGGGCCTGGCGCCCAAGAAGGCGGTGAAGGTGACCGCGGTGAAGAAGGACGGATCCAAGATAGAATTCGAGACCGTCTGCCGCGCCGATGTCCCCATCGAAGTGCAGTACATCGCCAACGGCGGGATACTGCAGTTCGTGATGAGAAGGATGATCGCGGAATAA
- the cas2e gene encoding type I-E CRISPR-associated endoribonuclease Cas2e, protein MIVIVLSKSPTASVRGDLTKWLFEIAPNVFAGKLTPRVRDKLWDRVVYNSIGGRAIMAYSTPSNEQGIAFRVYNSEWKIQDFDGVQMMMRPDDSEKQTD, encoded by the coding sequence ATGATAGTAATCGTCTTGTCTAAATCTCCCACGGCTTCTGTCCGGGGCGATCTTACAAAATGGCTTTTCGAGATAGCTCCGAACGTTTTCGCAGGAAAATTGACTCCGAGGGTCAGAGACAAACTGTGGGACCGCGTTGTATACAACAGTATCGGCGGTCGTGCGATAATGGCCTACAGCACACCGTCCAATGAACAGGGTATTGCTTTCAGAGTCTATAATTCAGAATGGAAAATCCAGGATTTTGATGGGGTCCAAATGATGATGAGGCCTGACGATTCGGAAAAGCAAACCGATTGA
- the cas1e gene encoding type I-E CRISPR-associated endonuclease Cas1e, translating to MADRLTFVYLERCAVSRDAGAVTAADSRGTVHIPAASVSTIMLGPGTTITHRAMELLGDAGATVVWVGEGGVRYYAHGRPLTHSSSLLSAQAEAVSNKRSRMAVAREMYSMRFPGEDVSHLTMQQLRGREGARVRSVYRRCSKETGVRWDGRLYDPENFGSGDTVNQALSAANSCLYGLVHSVIVSLGCSPGLGFVHTGHERSFVYDVADLYKAETSIPVAFEIAASGKGDVGRAARHMMRDAMYSSHILERCVKDIGSLLLGKQSEEEMPDAVMLWDGNNGEVAGGISYGCDMNDSNRLV from the coding sequence ATGGCGGATAGGCTGACGTTCGTCTATCTGGAGCGCTGCGCTGTCAGCAGAGATGCCGGAGCGGTGACAGCTGCCGATTCCCGTGGTACGGTGCATATTCCAGCCGCTTCTGTTAGCACCATTATGCTCGGACCGGGAACCACTATCACTCACCGTGCTATGGAACTCCTGGGAGATGCCGGTGCTACTGTGGTCTGGGTCGGCGAAGGCGGAGTACGCTATTATGCTCATGGCCGTCCGCTGACCCATTCCTCCTCTCTTCTGAGCGCGCAGGCCGAGGCGGTATCCAACAAACGTTCTCGTATGGCAGTGGCCCGGGAGATGTATTCTATGCGTTTCCCGGGAGAGGATGTTTCGCACCTGACCATGCAGCAGCTGCGCGGGCGTGAGGGTGCCAGGGTCCGCTCGGTATACCGCCGCTGTTCCAAGGAGACAGGAGTCAGATGGGATGGGAGGCTCTACGACCCAGAGAACTTCGGTTCCGGAGATACAGTCAATCAGGCTCTGTCTGCTGCCAATTCGTGTCTTTACGGCCTTGTCCACAGCGTCATCGTATCGCTGGGGTGCTCCCCAGGCCTCGGTTTCGTCCATACCGGACATGAACGCTCATTCGTTTACGATGTAGCGGATCTCTACAAAGCTGAGACATCGATACCTGTGGCCTTCGAGATAGCTGCTTCCGGAAAAGGAGATGTAGGAAGAGCAGCCCGCCATATGATGCGGGATGCGATGTATAGTTCGCACATCTTGGAACGCTGCGTGAAGGACATAGGCTCGCTTCTCCTAGGCAAACAATCCGAAGAAGAGATGCCGGATGCGGTCATGCTGTGGGACGGCAATAACGGAGAGGTCGCCGGCGGAATATCATATGGATGTGACATGAATGATAGTAATCGTCTTGTCTAA
- the cas6e gene encoding type I-E CRISPR-associated protein Cas6/Cse3/CasE encodes MYLSRVELNPYRRETMRALRSPEIMHAAVMASFPSSASGGDRILWRIDRVGAATYLLVQSARKPDFHHIVDQFGRPECDSAWDCLDYDGFLSKIENGQVWRFRLAANPVHSVMDPEHREGARGKVCGHVTAEQQTKWLLDRCGKHGFSIVGSEEEPNVRIVFREVSKFRRGDAQVTINRAVFEGVLRVEDADALRLAMSGGIGKAKAYGCGLLTLAR; translated from the coding sequence ATGTACCTATCAAGAGTGGAACTGAACCCCTACCGGCGCGAGACCATGAGGGCACTGCGTTCGCCGGAGATCATGCATGCTGCCGTCATGGCGTCTTTTCCATCGTCCGCTTCGGGAGGGGATAGGATACTGTGGAGGATCGACCGCGTGGGCGCTGCCACCTATCTTCTTGTGCAGAGTGCCAGGAAGCCTGACTTCCATCACATTGTCGACCAGTTCGGGAGGCCCGAATGTGACAGTGCCTGGGATTGCCTTGACTATGACGGCTTCCTTTCGAAAATCGAGAACGGACAGGTCTGGAGGTTCCGTCTGGCCGCGAACCCTGTGCACAGCGTCATGGATCCCGAGCACAGAGAAGGAGCCCGCGGAAAGGTATGCGGGCATGTGACCGCAGAGCAGCAGACGAAATGGCTCTTGGATAGATGCGGGAAGCACGGTTTCTCCATTGTCGGATCTGAAGAGGAACCGAATGTGAGGATCGTCTTCCGCGAAGTGTCCAAATTCAGACGTGGCGATGCTCAGGTAACGATCAATCGTGCTGTGTTCGAAGGTGTCCTTAGAGTGGAGGATGCCGATGCTCTGCGCTTGGCTATGTCAGGAGGCATAGGGAAGGCCAAAGCCTACGGATGCGGGTTGCTCACACTGGCGAGATGA
- the cas5e gene encoding type I-E CRISPR-associated protein Cas5/CasD codes for MPTLLMRLAGPLQSWGTSSHFNNRGTAREPSKSGVIGMVAAAMGRSRDDSVDDLASLRYGVRVDQEGPILRDFHTARHPTNQKLAFVTNRYYLSDSVFIAGLEGDAALLEEADMALRSPQYPLFLGRRSCPPAGRVSLGIREMSLEKALESEPWCASEWYMRRQGKEVDLEIVTDSPEGGDSEEIVRDVPESFSQERREFSVRSVSRKISGKHVENALGREYADHDAMAEVARSGRCTYQEWN; via the coding sequence ATGCCCACGCTGCTGATGAGGCTGGCAGGCCCCCTGCAGTCGTGGGGAACCTCCAGCCATTTCAATAACCGCGGAACGGCGCGGGAACCGAGCAAAAGCGGTGTCATCGGCATGGTCGCTGCGGCCATGGGCCGTTCCAGAGATGACAGCGTAGACGATCTGGCATCCCTCCGTTACGGCGTGAGGGTAGATCAGGAAGGCCCGATTCTGAGGGATTTCCATACTGCCCGCCACCCTACGAACCAGAAGCTTGCATTCGTGACGAACCGCTATTATCTTTCAGACTCGGTATTCATCGCCGGCCTCGAAGGAGATGCTGCTCTTCTGGAAGAGGCGGACATGGCTCTCCGTAGCCCGCAGTATCCGCTGTTCCTGGGGCGCAGATCCTGCCCTCCGGCCGGCAGAGTGTCCTTGGGAATCCGCGAGATGTCCCTGGAAAAAGCCCTGGAAAGTGAGCCGTGGTGTGCATCGGAATGGTACATGAGGCGTCAGGGGAAGGAGGTCGACCTTGAGATTGTGACGGATTCTCCCGAGGGAGGGGATTCGGAAGAGATCGTGAGAGATGTTCCGGAGTCCTTTTCGCAGGAGCGCAGGGAATTCTCGGTCAGGAGCGTTTCCAGAAAGATCTCCGGCAAGCACGTTGAGAATGCATTGGGAAGAGAATATGCGGACCACGATGCCATGGCTGAAGTGGCGAGGAGTGGGCGATGTACCTATCAAGAGTGGAACTGA
- the cas7e gene encoding type I-E CRISPR-associated protein Cas7/Cse4/CasC, whose amino-acid sequence MNVIQTVPPSCVNRDDTGSPKTAVYGGIPRARVSSQSWKKAMRDYFRNDFDESELGYRTKKVVDLIAARISEKDGSVSAEDAAKKAADVLTAAGVTLKAPKKKKGEEEQPATETGALFFISRKQIDNMASLALEGGYDKKAAQAALMAGHGIDVALFGRMVADDPSLNVDASSQVAHGISTHRVDNEYDYYTAVDDMSPKDNAGAGMIGTVEFNSSTLYRYATVAVHDLADHLGSSDAAAKAAAEFVKAFVLSMPTGKQNTFANRTAPYAVFIAVRADQPVSLVTAFETPARCGDGGYNEDSVRKLVQEEEKVCSEFVIPPVKSWQIGDGLEKLGPQSSLADSVAQLEDYLKSALGKEE is encoded by the coding sequence GTGAATGTGATTCAGACCGTCCCGCCCAGCTGCGTCAACCGTGACGACACGGGAAGCCCCAAGACGGCAGTCTACGGGGGAATCCCGCGCGCCCGTGTCTCCTCTCAGAGCTGGAAGAAAGCGATGAGGGACTACTTCCGCAATGACTTCGATGAATCAGAGCTCGGCTACCGCACCAAGAAGGTTGTCGACCTGATCGCCGCAAGGATCTCAGAGAAGGATGGGTCTGTCTCTGCTGAAGATGCTGCCAAGAAGGCTGCCGATGTTCTTACCGCGGCAGGAGTGACACTGAAAGCTCCCAAGAAAAAGAAGGGAGAGGAGGAGCAGCCTGCCACCGAGACCGGTGCACTGTTCTTCATCAGCAGGAAGCAGATCGATAACATGGCCTCTCTCGCACTCGAGGGAGGTTATGACAAGAAGGCGGCCCAGGCGGCCCTTATGGCCGGCCATGGGATCGATGTAGCCCTCTTCGGAAGGATGGTCGCAGACGATCCGTCGCTGAATGTCGATGCCTCCTCGCAGGTGGCCCACGGGATCTCCACCCACAGGGTGGACAATGAGTACGATTACTACACCGCCGTCGACGACATGTCGCCTAAGGATAATGCAGGCGCGGGAATGATCGGCACCGTTGAGTTCAACTCATCGACGCTTTACCGCTACGCCACTGTCGCCGTGCACGATCTTGCGGATCACCTGGGAAGCAGCGATGCGGCGGCCAAAGCGGCCGCGGAGTTCGTGAAGGCCTTTGTTCTCTCCATGCCCACCGGCAAGCAGAACACCTTTGCCAACCGCACTGCGCCTTATGCGGTGTTCATCGCAGTCCGCGCCGACCAGCCGGTCAGCCTTGTGACCGCTTTCGAGACTCCTGCCCGCTGCGGCGACGGGGGCTACAACGAGGATTCGGTAAGGAAGCTGGTCCAGGAGGAAGAGAAGGTCTGCTCAGAGTTCGTTATCCCTCCGGTGAAGTCCTGGCAGATCGGCGACGGTCTTGAAAAGCTCGGTCCCCAGTCCAGCCTAGCCGACTCTGTAGCACAGCTTGAGGACTACTTGAAGAGTGCGCTTGGGAAGGAAGAGTGA
- the casB gene encoding type I-E CRISPR-associated protein Cse2/CasB, producing the protein MTGEFVRSKIGQLQTDSPWAKAMLAELRRGIGKDISESPGTWEVVLADMPEELIYAGKEECRATEAESAAYTALTLFALHKQSGDIAQMNGLSFGAAARNLADGNNDAAIKRRFDAVMTSTNLKEVSNHARGLIQLMKAADRPVGFDYVEFAKDLYRFQFTEGRRSVCLRWGQDFYAGKKASNKENEKAKIGE; encoded by the coding sequence ATGACGGGGGAATTCGTCCGCTCGAAGATCGGTCAGCTGCAGACGGACTCCCCGTGGGCAAAGGCGATGCTGGCTGAGCTTCGGCGCGGCATAGGGAAAGACATATCGGAATCGCCGGGAACCTGGGAGGTTGTTCTGGCAGATATGCCGGAGGAACTGATCTACGCCGGGAAAGAAGAATGCAGGGCGACGGAAGCGGAATCGGCAGCCTATACTGCGCTGACTCTCTTTGCTCTTCACAAGCAGAGCGGGGATATCGCACAGATGAACGGGCTGTCTTTCGGCGCGGCGGCGAGGAATCTCGCCGACGGAAACAATGATGCCGCCATCAAGCGGCGTTTCGATGCGGTGATGACCTCAACCAACCTGAAAGAGGTCTCCAACCATGCCCGCGGGCTGATCCAGCTTATGAAAGCAGCGGACCGGCCCGTGGGGTTCGATTATGTGGAATTCGCGAAGGACCTGTACAGGTTCCAGTTCACGGAAGGCCGCAGGAGCGTCTGCCTCAGATGGGGACAGGACTTCTATGCGGGGAAGAAAGCAAGCAACAAAGAGAATGAAAAAGCAAAGATCGGAGAGTGA
- the casA gene encoding type I-E CRISPR-associated protein Cse1/CasA: MTEEKEYNLLDEKWIRVMDTEGSVSSVSLPEAFSKAHEIRSISGDSPPQDLAVLRLMLAVMYASYPHGDITSENEAADVWHSLWDKGRFDGTVTDYLSKWKDRFFLFDPERPFYQAPIDKGTEYTAAKLDGNLSESNNKGKLFLPVGLKNKEHMSYADAARWLLYLNGFDDTSAKPTVRGGAEKLPSSGAGWMGKLGLVYAEGSTLFETLMLNFVLSSEGRPFPRGRPIWELDRPRCGERIEISLPESPEEMLTLQSRRTLLSRDGEGVTGFLLMGGDIVDKENAFTEQMTVWKLDSTTMQWVPKRHDPSKAMWRDYASLLVSSKSNTEDAKYREPGIVMWLSVLSDRDYLEPGSVTLRVTGVKYADKDFFVEDIIDDGMSVNRRLLSSVGEVWNIRISEVISKTEECAYAVGDLAKKIVGTGANSGDETLMKATAANARADFYYALDQPFRAWLSGVDPENDDIEEKMSEWLGILRRRSLSAGKNALRGRGINALVKGTLDSNPFVAYRMFAGKIRKTTATANSEGDENGKQ; this comes from the coding sequence ATGACTGAAGAAAAAGAATACAATCTGCTGGATGAGAAATGGATTCGTGTCATGGACACCGAAGGCAGTGTCTCGTCTGTGAGCCTTCCTGAGGCCTTCAGCAAGGCGCACGAGATACGCTCCATATCAGGGGATTCGCCCCCCCAGGACCTGGCGGTCCTCCGCCTGATGCTGGCGGTCATGTATGCTTCGTATCCGCACGGGGACATAACGAGCGAGAACGAAGCGGCCGATGTCTGGCACAGTCTCTGGGACAAAGGCCGTTTCGATGGCACGGTAACGGATTACCTGTCTAAATGGAAGGATCGGTTCTTCCTCTTCGACCCGGAAAGGCCGTTCTATCAGGCGCCTATCGATAAAGGCACGGAGTATACCGCAGCCAAACTTGACGGCAATCTATCCGAGAGCAATAACAAGGGTAAGCTGTTCCTTCCAGTGGGCCTGAAGAACAAAGAGCATATGAGCTATGCCGATGCTGCCAGATGGCTTCTTTACCTCAACGGTTTCGATGACACTTCCGCGAAGCCCACGGTAAGAGGAGGGGCTGAGAAGCTGCCGTCGTCCGGAGCTGGATGGATGGGCAAGCTAGGGCTTGTATACGCAGAGGGAAGCACTCTCTTCGAGACTCTGATGCTGAACTTTGTTCTTTCGTCTGAGGGCAGGCCTTTCCCCCGCGGAAGGCCCATATGGGAGCTTGACAGACCCAGATGCGGGGAAAGGATCGAGATCTCCTTGCCTGAATCGCCTGAGGAGATGCTTACTCTGCAGTCCCGCAGGACGCTGCTCAGCCGCGACGGCGAAGGAGTGACCGGATTCCTGCTCATGGGCGGGGATATAGTGGACAAAGAGAACGCTTTCACAGAGCAGATGACTGTTTGGAAACTCGATTCCACCACTATGCAGTGGGTTCCTAAGCGCCATGATCCGTCCAAGGCCATGTGGCGCGATTATGCGTCCCTGCTGGTCAGCAGCAAGAGCAACACTGAGGATGCGAAATACCGTGAGCCGGGAATCGTCATGTGGCTGTCGGTCCTTTCCGACAGGGATTATCTGGAGCCCGGTTCCGTCACGCTCCGGGTGACCGGTGTGAAGTACGCTGACAAGGACTTCTTCGTGGAGGATATCATCGATGACGGGATGTCTGTGAACCGCAGGCTCCTTTCCTCCGTCGGCGAGGTCTGGAATATAAGGATCTCGGAGGTCATCTCCAAGACCGAGGAATGTGCCTATGCCGTCGGGGATTTGGCGAAGAAAATAGTCGGAACTGGAGCTAACAGCGGCGATGAGACCCTGATGAAGGCCACAGCCGCCAATGCCCGTGCTGATTTCTACTATGCTCTCGACCAGCCGTTCCGTGCATGGCTCTCAGGGGTCGACCCGGAGAACGACGACATAGAGGAGAAGATGTCGGAATGGCTGGGCATTCTCAGGAGAAGGTCGCTGTCGGCGGGAAAGAATGCGCTCCGCGGACGCGGGATCAACGCTCTTGTGAAAGGAACCCTTGACAGCAACCCCTTCGTTGCGTACAGGATGTTCGCGGGGAAGATCAGGAAGACAACTGCCACAGCAAATTCGGAAGGTGATGAAAACGGCAAACAATAA